From the genome of Tsukamurella pulmonis:
GCGTGCGCGAGGCGCTGAGCAGCTCCACCGACAACCACGAGCGCGTGATCGGTGCGGTCCGCTCGTTCTTCGACTTCGTCGACCGCGACAGCATGGGCTACAAGCTCATCTTCGAGTCCGACGTCCTCGAGCCCGTCGTGCAGGAGCGCGTCGAGGGCGCGGTGGACGCGTGCATCGACGCCGTCTACGACCTCGTCTCCGAGGACTCGGGCCTCGACCCCTACCGCGCCCGCATGCTCGCCGTCGGGCTCGTCGGCGCCAGCCAGGTCAGCGCCCGGTACTGGCTCTACGCCGATCGCCCCATCCCCAAGGAGGAGGCGGTGGCCACCACCGTCGAGCTGCTGTGGGGCGGCCTGAGCCGCGTGCCGCTGCAGGCCCAGCGCCGCGCCCAGTAGGTCGGTCGGTCCCGCGGCTCAGGCCGCGCGGTGCATCAGCATCTCGATCGGCCCGCGGGCGAAGCGGCGCGTCCACAGCGCCGAGACCGCGAGCAGGCAGGCCATCACGCCGACGTAGACCGCGACGGTGAAGACGAGCCGGTGTTCCGCCCCGAACCGGGCGGCGAGACCGAGCCCCCACCCGTAGCAGAGCGCCGAGGCGATCAGGTTCTGCAGCACGTAGCAGCTCAGCGCGGTCTTTCCCACGTTGCTCAGCGCTCCGCCCACGCGCCCCACCGCCCGCCGCTGGTAGAACTCCGCGATCAGCGCGAGCAGCCCCAGCGCCACGAGCGGGGCGACGGCGTACCGTCCGACGAAGACGGCCGGCCCCGCGAGCCCCAGCGGCGCACCGGCGATCCCGATCGCGAGGTCGACCGGCGCCGCGACCCCGCCGATCCACATCATCCGGCGGCGCAGGGCGGCGCCCTCCGGGGCGAAGAGCCCGCCCTGGAACAGGGCCGCGCCGGTGAGGAACATCGCGATCGTCAGCGGGATCATGAACATCGTCTCGGCGCGGAAGAGCAGCGCGTGATCGGCACGGAAGAGCACCAGGTCCCAGAACGAGCCGTCGGCGTACGGGTTCGCGCGGGCGGGCTCCGGACCCGCGCCGACGCCGGAGCGCTCGAGCGTCATCCCGACGGACACCAGCGCCACCACGGACAGGTGCAGTGCGGCGCAGGCGACCGCCCAGCGCAGCCGCACGCGCGGCCGCAGGATCAGCATCGCCGAGACCACGAAGGACACCAGGGCGTAGCCCATGAGCACGTCGAACTCGGCGACGAGCAGGAAGTGCACGAGCCCGTCGAGGAACAGGACCAGCGCGCGGCGCCAGTACCGGCCCGGCCAGGGGCGCTCGTGCCGCGCCGCCGAGGCCTGCTGGATCGCCAGCCCCACCCCGAACATGAGGCTGAGCAGCCCGAGGAACTTGCCCTGCGCGAGGGTCTGCAGCACCCGGATCGGCAGCGATTCCGCGCCGACGGTGTCCAGGTAGCCGACCATGCCGCGAGGCTCGGTGAAGATCCACACGTTGGTGCCGAAGGTGCCGAGGATCGCGAGGCCGCGCGCCACGTCGAGCGAGGCGATGCGGCGCGTCGTGGGCGCCGGGGTACTGGCGGTGCCGGCCGGGGCGGGAGTCGAGGTCATGCCGACCACCCTCCCCCGGAA
Proteins encoded in this window:
- a CDS encoding TetR/AcrR family transcriptional regulator, with product MADLGATTAAGDPRGGTNPAPRRTARLPRSARRIQLLEAASSVFVDLGYHSAGMDEIAVRAGVSKPVLYQHFPGKLELYIAVLNSHSEALVTGVREALSSSTDNHERVIGAVRSFFDFVDRDSMGYKLIFESDVLEPVVQERVEGAVDACIDAVYDLVSEDSGLDPYRARMLAVGLVGASQVSARYWLYADRPIPKEEAVATTVELLWGGLSRVPLQAQRRAQ
- a CDS encoding DUF418 domain-containing protein, with the translated sequence MTSTPAPAGTASTPAPTTRRIASLDVARGLAILGTFGTNVWIFTEPRGMVGYLDTVGAESLPIRVLQTLAQGKFLGLLSLMFGVGLAIQQASAARHERPWPGRYWRRALVLFLDGLVHFLLVAEFDVLMGYALVSFVVSAMLILRPRVRLRWAVACAALHLSVVALVSVGMTLERSGVGAGPEPARANPYADGSFWDLVLFRADHALLFRAETMFMIPLTIAMFLTGAALFQGGLFAPEGAALRRRMMWIGGVAAPVDLAIGIAGAPLGLAGPAVFVGRYAVAPLVALGLLALIAEFYQRRAVGRVGGALSNVGKTALSCYVLQNLIASALCYGWGLGLAARFGAEHRLVFTVAVYVGVMACLLAVSALWTRRFARGPIEMLMHRAA